The Microvirgula aerodenitrificans DSM 15089 genome has a segment encoding these proteins:
- a CDS encoding TonB-dependent receptor, with product MSYIKSRKHAPCHPPRLNRTVALTALAITLPATALADEPKQLQAVDVSAPAINPDSYTAERAASTKYTAPLVDTPKSVTVITREVLRETNATSLQDALRSTPGITFGMGEGGNPAGDRPFIRGFDSQGNLFIDGLRDPGSQSRDMFNVEQVDVIKGPDSAFSGGGAVGGSINLTTKQARLGDFGEVDVGFGTDKYMRATVDLNRQLGETSALRLNLLGFRSDVPGRDEVDLNHWGVAPSLALGLGTPTRVNLDYYHFQTDDMPDYGIPYNNPISPYLTVTSPTAPTGKPTANPAASQNGDGGPLGVDRNNFYGLVDRDFRKTRVDSGTVRIEHDLNDQFTLRNATRYTRSLNDYVVTNPGDSSANIVNGSPAMPRSSKNRHSSSEVIINATELTGHFLTGAIKHTIATGFEISRTEVDNRGYTVTGTSNANIQNPNPHDPWTGSVVRATAGTKTTTNTQGLYAFDTLTLNPQWLLNLGLRYDRFDTEQRAYTTNGTAPNAASNLSSDSTFWSYQAGIVFKPLENGSIYLNYSTAANPPGIAAGDGADSISATNKDLEPEKTRSIELGTKWNLLDNRLSLSGAIFNITKTNAKVNVDANTMATVGKQEINGFELGIAGVLTPKWQVFGGYTYLDSELKETGGSYWSTRNGTSWSYNNNAANKGNQFPNTPKNSFSLWTTYKFLPQLTVGGGAYYMSRVYGDPANTKWVPSYWRFDAMASYDITRNVSVRLNVTNLFDKTYYDKAYVTHMVSVAPGRQAVLSANVKF from the coding sequence ATGTCGTATATCAAAAGCCGCAAGCACGCGCCTTGTCACCCGCCGCGCCTGAACCGCACCGTCGCGCTGACGGCACTGGCCATCACCCTGCCGGCGACCGCACTGGCGGACGAACCGAAACAACTGCAGGCCGTCGACGTGTCAGCGCCGGCCATCAATCCGGACAGCTATACGGCCGAGCGCGCCGCCTCGACCAAATACACCGCACCACTGGTCGACACGCCGAAGTCGGTAACCGTGATCACCCGGGAAGTGCTCCGCGAAACCAATGCCACCAGCCTGCAGGATGCACTGCGCAGCACGCCGGGCATCACCTTCGGCATGGGGGAAGGCGGCAACCCGGCCGGCGACCGTCCGTTCATCCGTGGCTTCGATTCGCAAGGCAATCTGTTTATCGACGGTCTGCGCGACCCGGGTTCGCAATCGCGTGACATGTTCAACGTCGAGCAGGTCGACGTGATCAAGGGGCCTGACTCGGCCTTCAGCGGCGGCGGCGCGGTCGGCGGCAGCATCAACCTGACCACCAAGCAGGCCCGCCTCGGTGATTTCGGCGAGGTCGATGTCGGCTTCGGCACCGACAAGTACATGCGCGCCACCGTCGACCTGAATCGCCAGCTCGGCGAGACGTCGGCCCTGCGCCTGAACCTGCTTGGCTTCAGGAGCGATGTACCGGGCCGCGACGAGGTCGATCTCAATCACTGGGGCGTGGCGCCGTCGCTGGCCCTGGGCCTGGGCACGCCGACCCGGGTGAATCTGGACTATTACCACTTCCAGACCGACGACATGCCCGACTACGGCATTCCGTACAACAATCCGATCTCGCCGTACCTCACCGTAACCAGCCCCACGGCACCGACCGGCAAGCCGACCGCGAACCCGGCTGCGTCGCAGAACGGCGATGGCGGTCCGCTCGGTGTGGACCGCAACAATTTCTATGGCCTGGTCGATCGCGATTTCCGCAAGACCCGGGTCGACAGCGGCACGGTCAGGATCGAGCATGACCTGAACGACCAGTTCACCCTGCGCAATGCGACGCGCTACACCCGCTCGCTGAACGACTATGTGGTCACCAATCCGGGCGACTCCAGCGCGAATATCGTCAATGGCAGCCCGGCCATGCCGCGCAGCTCGAAAAACCGCCATTCGAGCAGCGAAGTCATCATCAACGCGACCGAGCTGACCGGCCATTTCCTGACCGGCGCCATCAAGCACACCATCGCTACCGGTTTTGAAATCAGCCGTACCGAAGTCGACAATCGCGGCTACACCGTCACCGGCACCTCGAACGCCAATATCCAGAACCCGAACCCGCACGACCCGTGGACCGGCTCGGTGGTCCGCGCGACCGCCGGCACCAAAACCACGACCAACACCCAGGGCCTGTATGCGTTCGACACGCTGACGCTGAATCCGCAATGGCTGCTGAACCTTGGCCTGCGCTATGACCGCTTCGATACCGAGCAGCGTGCGTACACCACCAACGGCACGGCACCGAATGCGGCCAGCAATCTCAGCAGCGACAGCACCTTCTGGAGCTACCAGGCCGGCATCGTGTTCAAGCCGCTCGAAAACGGCAGCATCTACCTGAACTATTCGACCGCCGCCAACCCGCCGGGTATTGCCGCCGGTGACGGCGCCGACTCGATCTCGGCCACCAACAAGGACCTGGAACCGGAAAAGACCCGCAGCATCGAGCTTGGCACCAAGTGGAACCTGCTCGACAACAGGCTGTCGCTGAGCGGTGCGATCTTCAACATCACCAAGACCAATGCCAAGGTCAACGTCGATGCGAACACCATGGCCACGGTCGGCAAGCAGGAGATCAACGGCTTCGAGCTCGGCATCGCCGGCGTGCTGACGCCGAAATGGCAGGTGTTCGGCGGCTACACCTATCTGGACAGCGAACTGAAGGAAACCGGCGGCTCGTACTGGAGCACCCGCAACGGCACCAGCTGGAGCTACAACAACAACGCGGCCAACAAGGGCAACCAGTTCCCGAATACGCCGAAGAACAGCTTCAGCCTGTGGACAACTTACAAGTTCCTGCCGCAACTGACTGTCGGCGGTGGCGCGTACTACATGTCCAGGGTCTACGGCGATCCGGCCAATACCAAGTGGGTGCCGTCGTACTGGCGCTTTGATGCCATGGCCAGCTACGACATCACCAGGAATGTCAGCGTCCGCCTGAACGTGACCAATCTGTTCGACAAGACCTACTACGACAAGGCCTACGTAACCCACATGGTGTCGGTGGCACCGGGACGTCAGGCGGTGCTGAGCGCCAACGTCAAGTTCTGA
- a CDS encoding Fe2+-dependent dioxygenase — MMLHVPEVLSREQVAECRRILASAEWVDGQATAGIQASQSKRNLQLPENSPVIEGLREVVTDALTRHPLFFSAALPHRILPPYFNLYQGGGQYGNHVDNAIRRVRGQGPALRTDVSTTLFLSDPDEYEGGELVVEDAYGEHQARLPAGDAIVYPSTSLHRVEPVTRGSRVCAFLWTQSMIRDDWRRTMMFDLDLTIQRLREQVGDSTEVLSLTSHYHNLLRQWAEI; from the coding sequence ATGATGCTGCACGTACCGGAAGTGCTGAGCCGCGAACAGGTGGCCGAATGCCGCCGCATCCTGGCCAGTGCCGAATGGGTCGACGGCCAGGCAACCGCCGGCATTCAGGCATCGCAGAGCAAACGCAATCTGCAACTGCCGGAGAACTCGCCGGTCATCGAGGGGCTGCGCGAAGTCGTGACCGACGCGCTGACCCGCCATCCGCTGTTTTTCTCGGCCGCGCTGCCGCACCGCATCCTGCCGCCGTACTTCAATCTGTACCAGGGCGGCGGCCAGTACGGCAATCACGTCGACAACGCCATCCGCCGCGTGCGCGGCCAGGGCCCGGCGCTGCGCACCGACGTATCGACCACGCTGTTCCTGTCCGACCCGGACGAGTACGAGGGCGGCGAACTGGTGGTCGAGGACGCCTATGGCGAGCACCAGGCCAGGCTGCCGGCCGGTGATGCCATCGTCTATCCGTCCACCAGCCTGCACCGGGTTGAACCGGTCACGCGCGGCAGCCGGGTCTGTGCGTTCCTGTGGACGCAAAGCATGATCCGCGACGACTGGCGCCGCACCATGATGTTCGATCTGGACCTGACCATCCAGCGCCTGCGCGAACAGGTTGGCGACAGTACCGAAGTGCTGTCGCTGACCAGTCACTATCACAATCTGCTGCGCCAATGGGCCGAGATCTGA